A single Deltaproteobacteria bacterium DNA region contains:
- a CDS encoding glycosyltransferase, protein SLQDYRSAAEFINLSGVQLVSLQHEFGIFGGPEGTHILQLMSELKKPVITTLHTVLKNPTPRYNWALREVCSLSHRIVVMSKLAVELLQKVYRIPEKKIRFIPHGIPDVPFVDPNYYKDKFHVEGRIVLLTFGLLNPNKGIETVISALPRVVERYPRIVYIVLGATHPEIKRRFGEQYRIRLEQQVRELGLEEHVIFHNRFVTLAELCEFIGACDIYITPYLNREQIVSGTLAYAMGMGKAVISTPYWYAQEMLAEDRGLLVDFGDQEGISRAILDLVEDEPKRHLLRKNAYDLGRKMIWKEVARQYLELFNESLQSFVPLPEYRRIRADRRRGATLPEMRLDHLIALTDTTGLIQHARCGIPERKHGYSADDVGRALAAVLMYYQQKQDPEALRLARIYLAFLGDAQLDNGRFHNFMDFRRNFLDEEGSEDTFGRVLWGLGSAVRFGPNKSFRAFARQVFDRAVADMSLHYPRSMAYAICGLHGFLQRYPGARGMRNRLVALADRLLAQYEQCRQAQWQWFEPVVTYGNAKLPQALLLAYQVTGKDDYLKTGLESLDFLTAIQYDGNMFDLVGNEGWYPRDGQKAIFGQQPIDAGYLVEAYTTAYQITTEEKYLELAQAAFAWFLGKNRLKAPLYDFETAACADGLDSDGISLNQGAESTICFLIALLTLAQQSAYLGMEETAASDSAKMQAKSVLAMTGKRTEQVGPGEAAAGEYEVKKKEALRPGRSQRTV, encoded by the coding sequence TCTGAAGAACCCCACTCCCCGTTACAACTGGGCCCTTCGAGAGGTGTGCTCTCTGTCACACCGCATAGTGGTCATGAGCAAGCTGGCGGTAGAGCTCCTGCAGAAGGTGTACCGTATACCTGAAAAGAAGATCCGCTTCATTCCCCATGGAATTCCAGATGTTCCTTTTGTGGATCCAAATTATTACAAGGACAAGTTCCATGTGGAAGGCCGCATCGTCCTGCTGACCTTTGGCCTATTGAATCCGAACAAGGGGATCGAGACCGTAATCAGCGCTCTGCCCCGGGTTGTCGAGCGGTATCCACGCATAGTGTATATTGTACTGGGAGCCACTCACCCAGAAATCAAACGCAGGTTTGGCGAGCAATACCGCATTCGTCTGGAACAGCAGGTGCGTGAGCTCGGCCTTGAAGAGCACGTGATTTTTCACAATCGTTTCGTTACCCTGGCAGAGCTTTGTGAATTTATCGGTGCCTGTGACATCTACATTACCCCTTATCTGAACAGAGAACAAATCGTCAGTGGTACCCTGGCCTATGCCATGGGTATGGGAAAGGCTGTGATTTCCACACCCTACTGGTATGCTCAGGAAATGCTCGCAGAGGACCGGGGGCTTCTGGTAGATTTTGGGGATCAGGAAGGCATATCCCGGGCTATTCTCGACCTGGTGGAAGATGAACCGAAGCGGCATCTGCTGCGGAAAAATGCTTACGACCTTGGCAGAAAGATGATCTGGAAAGAGGTTGCCCGTCAGTATCTCGAGCTCTTCAATGAGTCTCTGCAGAGCTTCGTGCCGCTGCCAGAATATAGGAGAATCCGAGCAGACAGAAGAAGAGGGGCAACTCTCCCTGAAATGCGCCTGGACCATCTTATTGCCCTTACTGATACCACTGGACTGATCCAACATGCACGGTGCGGCATTCCAGAGCGCAAACACGGTTATTCTGCAGATGATGTGGGCCGGGCCCTGGCGGCAGTTCTCATGTATTACCAGCAAAAACAGGATCCGGAGGCCCTGAGATTGGCCAGGATTTATCTTGCCTTCCTTGGCGATGCCCAGCTGGACAATGGCAGGTTTCATAATTTTATGGATTTTCGCCGCAATTTTCTTGATGAAGAGGGCAGCGAGGACACCTTTGGTCGGGTGCTGTGGGGGCTTGGCAGTGCAGTCAGGTTTGGTCCCAACAAGAGCTTTCGAGCATTTGCTCGACAGGTGTTTGACAGGGCCGTGGCCGACATGTCTCTCCACTACCCGAGGAGTATGGCCTATGCGATTTGTGGCCTGCACGGTTTCTTGCAGAGATATCCCGGGGCGAGAGGTATGCGCAACCGCCTGGTGGCTCTGGCTGATCGGCTCCTGGCCCAGTACGAACAGTGTCGTCAAGCACAGTGGCAATGGTTTGAACCTGTGGTCACCTACGGCAACGCCAAGCTTCCACAGGCACTTTTGCTGGCATACCAGGTGACCGGAAAGGATGATTATCTCAAGACCGGCCTGGAATCTCTCGATTTTCTCACTGCCATACAGTATGACGGCAATATGTTCGACCTGGTGGGAAATGAGGGTTGGTATCCACGAGATGGGCAAAAGGCGATCTTCGGTCAACAGCCCATTGATGCCGGCTACCTGGTGGAGGCCTACACTACTGCCTACCAGATCACCACAGAGGAAAAATATCTGGAACTGGCCCAGGCAGCCTTTGCCTGGTTTCTTGGCAAGAATCGACTCAAGGCGCCTCTGTATGATTTTGAGACGGCAGCCTGTGCCGATGGGCTCGACTCAGACGGCATAAGCCTGAATCAGGGGGCAGAATCCACCATCTGTTTTCTCATTGCTTTGCTGACCCTGGCGCAGCAGAGCGCCTACCTGGGCATGGAGGAGACAGCGGCCAGTGACTCCGCCAAGATGCAGGCAAAGAGCGTGCTTGCCATGACCGGCAAGAGAACAGAGCAGGTGGGGCCAGGAGAAGCTGCAGCTGGGGAGTATGAGGTAAAAAAGAAAGAGGCCTTGCGGCCAGGCAGATCCCAGAGAACTGTATAA
- a CDS encoding flavin reductase family protein: MKKSIGAQTVAYPTPVWVIGTYDDQGKPNVMTAAWAGICCSKPPCIGVSLRRATYSYGNIVNRQAFTVNVPSEEHVKVVDYFGIASGKREDKFAASGLTPVRGQYVDAPFVEEFPLILECKLIKTVEIGLHTQFIGEIVDVKADEEVIGSHGLPEIDRIKPIIFGPEIVSYHGVGKYLGKAFSIGKDV, translated from the coding sequence ATGAAGAAATCCATTGGGGCCCAGACCGTGGCTTACCCCACACCGGTGTGGGTGATTGGCACCTACGACGATCAGGGCAAGCCCAACGTGATGACAGCCGCCTGGGCAGGAATCTGCTGTTCGAAACCGCCCTGTATCGGGGTTTCCCTGCGGCGAGCAACGTATTCGTATGGCAACATTGTCAACAGGCAAGCCTTCACAGTGAACGTGCCGTCAGAAGAGCACGTGAAGGTGGTGGATTACTTTGGTATTGCCTCAGGCAAGCGGGAAGACAAGTTTGCGGCTTCCGGCCTCACCCCTGTCAGAGGCCAATATGTGGATGCTCCCTTTGTGGAAGAGTTTCCCTTGATTCTGGAATGCAAGCTCATCAAGACAGTGGAAATCGGCCTGCACACGCAGTTCATAGGAGAGATTGTTGATGTGAAGGCGGACGAGGAGGTAATCGGCAGCCACGGCTTGCCCGAAATAGACAGGATAAAACCGATTATCTTCGGTCCTGAAATCGTCAGTTATCATGGAGTCGGCAAATACCTGGGAAAAGCATTTTCCATTGGGAAGGATGTTTGA
- a CDS encoding DNA integrity scanning protein DisA nucleotide-binding domain protein yields MIDVTSHMLNMALDLAKVIQARAVLIYADCLHDFTALTRLDSTVRPILVQKDGAGSECAHELALDTLRVPKIELDRVGRVKIAVITALSQGLLEMGDILICLTGPKDSHTVDTIMVVEVGEEFELLTPVKTSEFSQDLQAAIFESLLFLAIELANEGREGKPVGTIFVLGDHEEVLRLSRQLIFNPFEGHPEEKRSIFHPETRETIKELSSIDGAFVISKSGIVIAGGRYLNVASKHEEFPQGWGARHAAAAAITEVTKATAIVISESTGTVTIFKNGKIFMSIEKPTMKGGSTAKKEEVTSGRITAASSKENYSSEVAREGE; encoded by the coding sequence ATGATTGATGTTACCTCGCACATGCTGAATATGGCGTTGGATCTGGCAAAGGTTATTCAGGCGAGAGCGGTGCTGATCTATGCTGACTGCCTGCACGATTTTACTGCACTCACCAGACTAGACAGTACTGTGAGGCCGATTCTGGTGCAGAAAGATGGCGCAGGCAGTGAGTGCGCCCATGAGCTGGCTCTCGACACCTTGCGGGTGCCAAAGATCGAGCTGGATCGTGTGGGCCGGGTCAAAATAGCCGTAATCACTGCTCTCTCCCAGGGGCTTCTCGAGATGGGAGATATTCTCATATGTCTCACCGGGCCTAAAGATAGCCACACGGTGGATACCATTATGGTGGTGGAAGTGGGGGAGGAATTTGAATTGCTCACCCCGGTCAAGACGTCTGAATTCAGCCAGGATCTTCAAGCCGCCATTTTCGAATCTCTCCTTTTCCTCGCCATAGAACTTGCCAACGAAGGAAGAGAGGGCAAGCCGGTTGGGACGATTTTCGTGCTTGGAGATCACGAGGAAGTCTTGCGTTTGTCGCGCCAGCTTATCTTCAATCCCTTCGAGGGCCATCCAGAAGAAAAGAGGTCTATATTTCACCCGGAAACCAGAGAAACCATAAAAGAACTTTCCTCCATCGACGGTGCCTTTGTAATCAGCAAGAGCGGCATAGTAATAGCTGGAGGACGATATCTGAACGTGGCCAGCAAGCATGAAGAATTCCCGCAGGGATGGGGAGCGAGACATGCAGCTGCAGCTGCCATTACCGAGGTTACCAAGGCCACTGCCATAGTGATTTCTGAATCCACTGGAACAGTGACTATTTTCAAAAACGGCAAGATCTTCATGAGCATAGAGAAGCCCACCATGAAAGGAGGCAGTACAGCAAAAAAAGAAGAGGTGACTTCGGGCCGTATCACTGCAGCGTCCAGCAAAGAGAACTACTCTTCAGAAGTGGCCAGGGAAGGAGAGTGA
- a CDS encoding glycosyltransferase, protein MASGPIVMISSYPPRLCGIATFTEEAREFIQKANPQREVLVISHTDGRGRGVFPLIDMSRHDWWKPVAEKITELQPYAVHLQHEYGLYEYVDHRGIGDNNEGFLTLLEAISDYPTVVEPHTVHGRLRKVEANFIYNLCQRSDVVLFKCHYQKWRLDWIFPGYGWATPQNIMVVPHGARPDKRWGVHEVPQLRQELGLEEMGLAAHVVGMIGWIQSNKRWDILLSMWGEIHEEIRQSCGQEWDLLAAGTIRDPHHKNDYEEWKSEVLRLERKGIAHYYEFVPRGDIYYKMMAVCDFIVLPSTDETQSGTLARVIALNKPYITTAPMEGLTAQTLESEGGLLFTTKEMLRRKVIRLACDEQLRMELGENLKRYLDEVVSWEIVVQQYNQAYRLARTAKRSKKPVVLAPEF, encoded by the coding sequence ATGGCTTCAGGACCCATCGTAATGATCAGTTCTTACCCGCCTCGGTTGTGCGGTATAGCTACTTTTACTGAAGAAGCCCGAGAGTTTATCCAGAAGGCAAATCCACAGCGTGAAGTCCTGGTCATAAGCCACACAGACGGTCGCGGCAGAGGGGTATTCCCTCTTATTGACATGAGTCGACACGATTGGTGGAAGCCGGTTGCTGAGAAAATAACAGAACTGCAGCCATATGCAGTACATCTGCAACATGAGTATGGCCTTTATGAATACGTGGATCATCGCGGCATCGGAGATAACAATGAGGGCTTTCTCACTCTACTGGAGGCAATAAGCGATTATCCGACTGTAGTGGAACCACACACGGTTCACGGACGTCTCCGGAAGGTGGAAGCCAACTTCATTTACAACCTTTGTCAGCGTAGTGACGTGGTGTTGTTCAAGTGCCACTATCAGAAGTGGCGGCTGGACTGGATTTTTCCGGGCTATGGCTGGGCAACACCTCAGAACATTATGGTGGTGCCTCATGGCGCCAGGCCGGACAAACGGTGGGGCGTACATGAAGTTCCTCAGTTGAGGCAGGAGCTGGGTCTGGAAGAAATGGGACTGGCAGCGCATGTGGTGGGCATGATCGGCTGGATTCAGTCCAATAAGAGGTGGGACATTCTTCTTTCCATGTGGGGGGAAATACATGAGGAGATAAGGCAGTCGTGTGGTCAGGAGTGGGATCTACTGGCTGCAGGCACCATAAGGGATCCCCACCACAAGAATGACTACGAGGAGTGGAAATCGGAGGTGCTGCGTCTGGAACGAAAAGGCATTGCTCACTATTATGAGTTTGTGCCGAGAGGTGACATCTATTACAAAATGATGGCGGTTTGCGATTTTATTGTGCTGCCTTCTACGGACGAAACCCAGTCCGGCACCCTGGCAAGAGTTATTGCTCTCAACAAGCCTTACATCACTACAGCTCCCATGGAGGGGCTTACTGCTCAGACTCTCGAGAGCGAGGGGGGATTGCTTTTTACCACCAAGGAAATGCTGCGCAGGAAGGTGATTCGCCTGGCCTGCGATGAGCAGCTCAGAATGGAGCTTGGTGAAAATTTGAAGAGATATCTCGATGAGGTTGTGTCGTGGGAGATAGTTGTCCAGCAATACAACCAGGCTTATAGATTGGCGCGAACAGCCAAACGGTCAAAGAAGCCGGTTGTACTGGCTCCGGAGTTTTGA